Proteins from a genomic interval of Panthera uncia isolate 11264 chromosome C1 unlocalized genomic scaffold, Puncia_PCG_1.0 HiC_scaffold_4, whole genome shotgun sequence:
- the KTI12 gene encoding protein KTI12 homolog — MPLVVFCGLPYSGKSRRAEELRGALAAEGHAVYVVDDALVLGTEDATVYGDSAREKALRGALRAAVERRLSRHDVVILDSLNYIKGFRYELYCLARAARTPLCLVYCVRPGGLSGGPRVADAVDHRGLNLSVSWRPRTEERGRPLAVGTPVLREPQAVDSVASGRTQAVVPKELEPEETGVPDLPAPVTSEFDTCEKRMVSTFYSPELMEALTLRFEAPDSRNRWDRPLFTLVGLEEPLPLAEIRAALFENQAPPPHQSTQSQPLASGSFLHQLDQVTSQVLAGLMEAQKRAVPGDLLKLPGTTEHLQFTRPLTMAELSRLRRQFISYTKMHPNNENLPQLANMFLQYLSQSLH, encoded by the coding sequence ATGCCGCTCGTAGTGTTTTGCGGGCTGCCATACAGCGGCAAGAGCCGGCGGGCGGAGGAGCTCCGTGGGGCGTTAGCGGCCGAGGGCCACGCGGTGTATGTAGTGGATGACGCGTTGGTGCTGGGTACGGAGGACGCGACGGTGTATGGCGATTCGGCCCGTGAGAAGGCGTTGCGCGGGGCCTTGCGAGCCGCAGTGGAGCGGCGCCTCAGTCGCCACGATGTAGTCATCCTCGACTCGCTTAACTACATCAAGGGCTTCCGCTACGAGCTCTACTGCCTGGCGCGGGCGGCGCGCACTCCGCTCTGTCTGGTATATTGCGTACGGCCGGGCGGTCTAAGCGGGGGACCTCGGGTGGCTGATGCGGTGGACCACCGAGGCCTGAACCTCAGTGTGAGTTGGAGGCCGCGTACTGAGGAAAGAGGGAGACCTCTGGCGGTGGGCACCCCTGTCCTCAGGGAACCACAAGCAGTGGACTCTGTAGCAAGTGGGAGAACCCAAGCAGTTGTACCTAAGGAACTGGAGCCGGAGGAAACCGGGGTGCCAGATCTTCCAGCTCCTGTGACTTCAGAATTTGATACATGTGAAAAGCGTATGGTCAGTACCTTTTACTCTCCTGAACTTATGGAGGCCCTAACGCTGCGCTTTGAGGCTCCCGACTCTCGGAACCGCTGGGACCGGCCCCTGTTCACCTTGGTGGGCTTAGAGGAGCCATTACCCCTGGCAGAGATACGGGCTGCCTTGTTTGAGAACcaggctcccccaccccatcaGTCTACACAGTCCCAGCCCCTTGCCTCCGGCAGCTTTCTGCACCAGTTGGATCAGGTCACCAGCCAGGTGTTGGCAGGACTGATGGAAGCTCAGAAGCGCGCGGTCCCTGGAGACTTGCTTAAGCTTCCTGGCACCACGGAGCACCTGCAGTTTACCCGGCCTTTGACCATGGCAGAACTGAGTCGCCTCCGTCGCCAGTTTATTTCCTACACTAAAATGCATCCCAACAATGAGAACCTGCCTCAGCTGGCCAACATGTTTCTGCAGTATCTGAGCCAGAGCCTGCACTAA